The following coding sequences lie in one Xylocopa sonorina isolate GNS202 chromosome 7, iyXylSono1_principal, whole genome shotgun sequence genomic window:
- the LOC143425134 gene encoding uncharacterized protein LOC143425134 codes for MDQNTITDRFLRDNKFFGQLVGVWPDQERFMKYSVRLITLVIIVLTNAAQISQVVLFYSVDAMTDQMPFLTLGFGLLLKQYNYILNENKLRKLFHGIVISWLTERSKEEFEILEMYARRAEMFSSVYKATAFSCVFMFILLPAIPPLLDIVVPLNESRSRVFIYPSYYFVDEERYYYLIVGHMTISAIILGFVFVACDLTLVQVVQHACALLVISGHRLKHAMDDADFYRHKGALTDECYAKVKWSIEAHTRANDYVKDVQDCHIYYFFCAIGMITMAFTVTFVKLTSMEMGLTYLTFCVFTAGQLIHFFFLAIMGQFAKDSNEQVFQKVCQAQWYNGSSRTQALYVLVLRKCLSSQKLTGGGLIELNLDSFVQVLKASFSYYTVLKSS; via the exons ATGGATCAGAACACGATCACGGATCGCTTTCTGAGAGATAACAAATTCTTTGGACAACTTGTCGGCGTGTGGCCTGATCAGGAGAGATTCATGAAGTATTCTGTACGACTCATCACACTTGTGATCATTGTTCTTACAAATGCAGCGCAG ATATCACAGGTCGTGCTATTCTACAGCGTAGACGCGATGACGGATCAGATGCCGTTCCTCACGCTAGGATTTGGTCTCCTTCTGAAACAGTACAATTACATCTTGAACGAGAACAAG CTGAGGAAACTGTTTCACGGGATCGTGATCAGCTGGCTGACGGAACGGTCGAAGGAGGAGTTTGAGATATTGGAGATGTACGCCAGGAGGGCAGAAATGTTCTCGTCCGTTTACAAAG CCACCGCATTCTCCTGCGTGTTCATGTTCATTCTCTTGCCAGCCATACCACCGTTGCTGGACATCGTGGTCCCATTGAACGAGTCACGGAGCCGTGTATTCATATACCCGTCCTATTATTTCGTAGACGAAGAGCGATATTATTACCTCATAGTAGGGCACATGACGATATCGGCGATCATACTTGGCTTCGTGTTCGTAGCCTGCGATCTGACCCTGGTGCAAGTCGTACAGCATGCCTGCGCGCTGTTGGTAATCAGCGG GCACCGGTTGAAACACGCCATGGACGACGCGGACTTTTACAGACACAAGGGCGCGCTCACGGACGAGTGTTACGCGAAAGTGAAATGGTCCATCGAGGCTCACACAAGAGCGAACGA TTACGTGAAGGATGTCCAAGACTGTCACATTTACTACTTCTTCTGTGCCATTGGAATGATAACCATGGCGTTCACGGTCACTTTCGTGAAG TTAACGTCGATGGAAATGGGCTTGACGTATCTGACGTTCTGCGTCTTCACAGCTGGTCAGTTGATCCACTTCTTCTTTCTAGCGATCATGGGGCAATTTGCGAAGGATTCGAACGAACAAGTCTTCCAAAAAGT ATGCCAAGCGCAATGGTACAACGGCTCTAGCAGGACACAGGCGCTGTACGTATTGGTGCTGCGAAAATGTTTGAGCTCGCAAAAGCTGACGGGTGGAGGATTAATcgagctgaatttggacagttTCGTACAG GTCTTAAAAGCGTCCTTTTCGTATTACACCGTATTGAAAAGTTCGTAA
- the LOC143425702 gene encoding uncharacterized protein LOC143425702 yields the protein MDVFIADYPYLITGIGVAAKLLNYLLKGTKFKLLLGGIFNDWKNIRSADEVDIMDKYSRKGTFFVRLYMVHIVVILGVFSCVPFVPLILDVIVPLNKTRTRLLVYPVYYFVDQNKYYFPILVHTLCMLVVLACTYCACDMNYIYAVQHACGLVAVSGYMKEIQVIHDTYLFVVVGVLTISISISMLKIVEGEHDEQWWPNCLFFFNQMVHMLFLTAQGQFIANSFDEFYNNVAEALWYNSTTETQALYMLVLRGGLNPPLLSAGGLIMLNLKSFSEIIKASFSYFTVMQSK from the exons ATGGACGTTTTTATAGCGGACTACCCTTATTTGATCACTGGAATAGGGGTGGCTGCGAAACTGCTTAACTATTTGCTAAAGGGCACGAAG TTCAAATTGCTTCTCGGAGGGATCTTTAATGATTGGAAGAATATACGATCAGCAGACGAGGTGGACATCATGGACAAATACTCTCGTAAGGGAACATTTTTCGTTCGTCTTTACATGG TGCACATAGTAGTTATCTTGGGGGTGTTCAGCTGCGTACCATTCGTGCCGTTAATTTTGGACGTGATCGTGCCGTTAAACAAAACTCGAACCCGACTTCTCGTATATCCGGTTTACTACTTCGTCGATcagaataaatattattttccgATTCTGGTACACACGCTGTGTATGCTAGTTGTGCTCGCCTGCACTTATTGCGCCTGCGACATGAACTATATCTACGCTGTGCAACACGCTTGCGGTTTGGTAGCTGTTTCAGG GTACATGAAAGAAATACAGGTAATTCACGACACCTATTTGTTCGTGGTGGTTGGAGTGCTAACGATATCGATCAGCATCTCGATGTTAAAg ATAGTGGAAGGCGAGCACGACGAACAATGGTGGCCAAACTGCCTGTTCTTTTTCAACCAGATGGTACACATGCTCTTCTTAACCGCTCAAGGCCAGTTCATCGCGAACTCGTTCGATGAGTTCTATAACAACGT AGCTGAGGCACTTTGGTATAATTCCACGACGGAGACGCAAGCGTTGTACATGCTGGTCTTAAGAGGAGGCTTGAACCCCCCTTTGCTATCCGCTGGTGGATTAATCATGTTGAACCTGAAATCATTCTCAGAG ATCATAAAGGCATCCTTTTCTTACTTTACGGTGATGCAATCTAAATGA
- the LOC143425703 gene encoding uncharacterized protein LOC143425703: MDKTRIVNEYLGDVKFYGQLVGMWPDQKRFAKCSMRIIIFVIITLTNIAQTSRVVVYYSLDNLTDQMPFLLLGVTTLLKEFNYVLNEEKVGDMIPSIWFSVFMFLLLPALPPVLDIVVPLNVSRERILVYPSYYFVDEQEYYYPILAHMVFSAFILAYVFIACDLNLIYIVQHACALLAISGYRFKHAMDSADFYHRKYNGTQTTEKTYAKVVESIDAHKKATEYVKKVEACHVHYFLLLVGIIIMVFTVTFVKLASVEMGSTYLTFSAFTMSQTIHLLFLTVMGQCVIDSHEETFRKIYEAQWHNGSAKAQALYVLVLRQCLNARKLTGGGMITLDLNSFVQVLKASFSYYTVLKGS; the protein is encoded by the exons ATGGATAAAACGAGGATAGTGAACGAATATCTTGGAGACGTGAAATTCTATGGCCAGCTGGTCGGTATGTGGCCCGACCAAAAAAGGTTCGCGAAATGTTCCATGAGAATCATTATATTCGTGATCATTACTCTGACCAATATCGCGCAG ACGTCGCGGGTAGTGGTGTACTACAGTTTGGACAATTTGACAGATCAGATGCCGTTCCTCTTGCTGGGGGTGACCACCCTCCTCAAGGAGTTCAACTACGTTCTAAACGAGGAAAAGGTAGGGGATATGATTC CTAGTATATGGTTTTCCGTGTTCATGTTCCTTCTTCTACCAGCTTTGCCACCAGTTCTGGACATCGTCGTTCCTTTGAACGTTTCCAGAGAACGTATACTCGTCTATCCGTCCTACTATTTCGTGGACGAACAAGAGTACTACTACCCTATTCTAGCTCACATGGTGTTCTCGGCGTTCATACTTGCCTATGTGTTCATTGCCTGCGATCTGAACTTGATATACATAGTTCAGCATGCCTGTGCTTTATTGGCCATCAGTGG GTACCGTTTCAAGCATGCAATGGACAGCGCCGATTTTTACCATCGAAAGTACAATGGTACGCAAACGACAGAGAAAACGTACGCGAAAGTGGTCGAATCCATCGACGCTCATAAAAAGGCCACCGA ATACGTGAAGAAAGTCGAAGCTTGCCACGTGCATTACTTCCTCCTCCTCGTCGGGATAATAATCATGGTGTTCACAGTCACTTTCGTGAAG CTGGCGTCCGTGGAGATGGGATCGACGTACCTGACGTTCTCCGCGTTCACCATGTCCCAAACTATTCACCTGCTGTTCCTGACGGTCATGGGACAGTGTGTGATCGATTCGCACGAGGAAACGTTTCGAAAAAT ATACGAAGCGCAATGGCACAACGGATCGGCTAAAGCGCAAGCGTTGTACGTGCTGGTGCTGCGGCAGTGCTTGAACGCGCGGAAATTAACAGGCGGAGGAATGATCACGTTGGATCTGAACAGTTTCGTACAG GTTTTGAAAGCATCGTTTTCGTATTACACCGTGTTGAAGGGTTCATGA
- the LOC143425133 gene encoding uncharacterized protein LOC143425133 → MDQSAIVDQYLRDNKFFGLLVGVWPDQERFTKYFVRFVTFTIVNLSNLAQISRIVVFFSLNDLTDQMPFLLLGIAIILKQFNYVLNENKLRDLLNGIVIDWLTGRPQEELAILELYSKRALIFSLAYKVSIWFSVFMFLLLPALPPILDVVAPLNASRERILLYPSYYFVDEQEYYYPILGHMVVSAFILACVFIACDLNLIHTVQHACALLTISGYRFKHAMDEANFYSEKHRGAAMDKSYARVVQSIDAHKKATEYVKKLEACHVRYFCILIGMIIMMFTVTFVKLATVEMGSTYLTFCAFTLSQLVHLLFLTVMGQFLINSHEATFRRIYEAQWHNGSAKSQALYVLVLRQCLNPQKLTGGGIITLDLNSFVQVLKASFSYYTVFKGS, encoded by the exons ATGGATCAGAGCGCAATCGTGGACCAGTATCTTAGGGATAACAAATTCTTTGGTTTACTTGTTGGCGTGTGGCCTGATCAGGAGAGATTCACCAAGTATTTTGTGAGATTCGTCACGTTTACGATCGTCAACCTCAGCAATCTGGCACAG ATATCGCGGATAGTGGTGTTCTTCAGTTTAAACGATCTAACAGATCAGATGCCCTTCCTGTTGCTGGGAATAGCGATCATCCTGAAACAGTTCAACTACGTTCTCAACGAGAACAAG CTGAGGGATCTTCTAAATGGTATCGTGATCGATTGGCTGACAGGACGACCGCAAGAGGAGTTGGCCATCTTGGAATTGTACTCAAAGAGGGCGCTAATTTTCTCATTGGCTTACAAAG TCAGTATATGGTTCTCCGTATTCATGTTTCTTCTTCTACCGGCTCTGCCACCCATCTTGGACGTCGTCGCTCCTTTGAACGCTTCGCGAGAACGTATACTGCTCTATCCGTCCTACTATTTCGTGGACGAACAAGAGTATTATTATCCTATTCTAGGCCACATGGTGGTCTCAGCGTTTATACTCGCCTGTGTGTTCATCGCCTGCGATTTGAACTTGATACACACGGTCCAACATGCCTGTGCCTTGTTGACCATTAGCGG ATACAGGTTCAAGCATGCGATGGACGAAGCAAACTTTTACAGCGAGAAGCACAGAGGCGCGGCGATGGACAAGAGTTACGCGAGAGTGGTCCAATCCATCGATGCCCACAAGAAGGCGACTGA GTACGTGAAGAAACTCGAGGCCTGCCACGTGCGTTACTTCTGTATCCTCATTGGGATGATAATCATGATGTTCACAGTCACTTTCGTGAAG CTGGCGACGGTGGAAATGGGCTCGACGTACCTGACGTTCTGCGCGTTCACTCTGTCCCAATTGGTTCACCTGTTGTTCCTCACCGTCATGGGACAGTTTCTAATAAACTCGCACGaagcaacgtttcgaagaat ATACGAGGCGCAGTGGCACAATGGATCGGCGAAATCGCAGGCGTTGTACGTGCTGGTGTTGCGACAATGTTTGAACCCGCAAAAATTAACAGGCGGAGGAATCATCACGTTGGATCTGAACAGTTTCGTACAG GTTTTGAAAGCGTCGTTCTCGTATTATACGGTGTTCAAGGGTTCGTAA
- the LOC143425704 gene encoding uncharacterized protein LOC143425704: protein MISVAVTSLITQIARIAVLLNADTIIEQCPFLVIALGIIIKETNYVIHEQQLRIIFESIFEDWIANRPKSELDIMEKYAKRGLFFGRLYVANGCFCYVTFTLVAIAPRVLDILSPKNESRGVGFIYPAYYALDEEEYYYLIMGHMISVITVVFLVYISCDSIYMAIVQHACGLLSVSGYRFMGAIESNLSRNTKDDGRTINEVYQRVCHSVKAHQHAMDYIKGIDRIHETYLFIAVALVMLSFSITLVKTAYLVSFPNVDGAVNGMPYYIAAAGAFLKMGNYFTDEFKLKSMLNHIFNDWAAIESKEEYEIMISYSRRGTLSAIGYLVHIFFPLICFTCFIPVPPILDILLPLNESRNRIFIYPAYYWVDNDQHYLLIIAHMIVIAYSACFIYCACDANYVYAVQHACALLAVTKHRFKNVNNNLPAHGTRYVEKVKYKNVCHSIQAHQRALKYLDLIENNHHTYLFISMGMLITAVSVSLLKVSNGEHGTQWIVHCAFSIALLFHIFVLTVQGQFVINALQEVYYAICESAWYKCSPKTQALYVLILRSCLNPPLLTAGGMITLNLRSFAEIIKACVSYYTVMQTK, encoded by the exons ATGATATCCGTCGCTGTGACGTCGTTAATTACGCAG ATCGCGAGAATCGCAGTACTTCTGAACGCAGACACCATAATCGAGCAGTGTCCCTTCTTGGTAATCGCTCTGGGAATAATTATAAAGGAGACCAATTACGTCATACACGAACAACAG TTAAGAATCATTTTCGAATCCATATTCGAGGATTGGATAGCGAACAGACCGAAAAGTGAATTGGACATTATGGAGAAGTACGCTAAGAGAGGATTGTTCTTTGGTCGACTGTACGTTG CAAACGGATGCTTCTGCTACGTGACATTCACCCTGGTAGCGATCGCACCCCGCGTTCTAGACATCCTCTCGCCAAAAAACGAATCTCGCGGAGTAGGATTCATTTATCCAGCCTACTACGCCCTCGACGAAGAGGAATACTATTACCTGATAATGGGACACATGATTAGCGTGATTACAGTGGTGTTTCTCGTGTACATCTCCTGCGACTCGATTTACATGGCGATCGTCCAACACGCCTGCGGACTGTTGAGCGTTTCCGG ATACCGTTTTATGGGAGCAATCGAATCGAATCTCTCTCGTAATACGAAGGACGATGGTAGAACGATAAACGAGGTGTACCAAAGAGTGTGTCATTCGGTGAAGGCACACCAGCACGCCATGGA CTACATCAAGGGGATCGATCGTATTCACGAGACTTACCTCTTCATCGCTGTAGCATTGGTCATGTTATCGTTCAGCATCACGCTGGTAAAG ACCGCGTATCTTGTATCGTTTCCTAACGTGGACGGCGCCGTGAATGGAATGCCTTATTACATAGCAGCGGCGGGGGCATTTCTCAAAATGGGTAATTACTTCACGGATGAATTCAAG TTGAAGTCTATGCTGAACCACATATTCAACGACTGGGCAGCGATAGAGTCGAAAGAGGAGTACGAGATTATGATCTCTTACTCTCGAAGGGGGACGCTCAGCGCGATTGGCTATCTTG TGCACATTTTCTTCCCCCTGATCTGCTTCACCTGTTTCATCCCCGTGCCTCCTATTCTGGACATCCTTCTACCCCTGAACGAGTCGCGCAACCGGATTTTTATATACCCCGCCTACTACTGGGTGGACAACGATCAACACTACTTGCTCATCATAGCGCACATGATTGTGATCGCGTATTCGGCTTGTTTCATATACTGCGCTTGTGACGCGAACTATGTGTACGCTGTGCAACACGCTTGTGCCTTGCTGGCCGTCACAAA ACATCGATTCAAGAACGTGAACAACAATTTACCAGCTCATGGCACGAGATACGTGGAGAAAGTCAAGTACAAAAATGTGTGCCATTCGATTCAGGCGCATCAGCGCGCTTTAAA ATACCTGGATTTAATCGAAAACAATCATCACACTTATTTGTTCATTTCGATGGGGATGCTGATAACAGCTGTCAGCGTGTCGCTGTTAAAG GTGTCAAACGGCGAACATGGAACGCAATGGATCGTGCACTGCGCGTTCTCCATCGCTCTGCTCtttcacatattcgtattaaccGTTCAGGGACAGTTTGTGATCAATGCGTTACAAGAGGTTTACTATGCGAT ATGTGAGTCAGCATGGTATAAGTGTTCACCTAAAACGCAGGCATTATACGTGCTAATCTTGAGAAGTTGTCTAAATCCACCCCTATTGACGGCTGGTGGAATGATAACATTGAATTTACGGTCGTTTGCGGAG ATCATCAAGGCATGCGTTTCTTATTACACGGTAATGCAGACGAAGTAG
- the LOC143425136 gene encoding uncharacterized protein LOC143425136, producing MNPCVEFYKYCGFLVVQLIHLLFLAIQGHFIIISHDRVYNDIYNGIWYASTPRTQALYAIALRRNLTPPLLTAGGLMTLNLESFAEIIKASVSYFTVLKSA from the exons ATGAACCCTTGCGTGGAGTTTTACAAGTACTGCGGCTTTCTGGTGGTGCAGCTGATCCACTTGCTCTTTCTTGCCATCCAGGGACACTTCATTATAATATCGCACGACAGAGTGTACAATGACAT ATACAATGGAATATGGTACGCTAGCACGCCAAGGACGCAAGCTCTGTACGCGATAGCGCTCAGGAGGAATCTGACTCCGCCGCTGTTGACTGCTGGCGGACTAATGACACTGAACTTGGAAAGCTTCGcagag ATAATAAAGGCGTCCGTTTCTTACTTCACTGTTTTGAAATCCGCGTAA